The proteins below are encoded in one region of Equus caballus isolate H_3958 breed thoroughbred chromosome 16, TB-T2T, whole genome shotgun sequence:
- the FAM107A gene encoding actin-associated protein FAM107A isoform X2 has protein sequence MYSEIQRERADIGGLMARPEYREWNPELIKPKKLPNPVKASRSHQELHRELLMNHRRGLGIDSKPELQRVLEHRRRNQLIKKKKEELEAKRLQCPFEQELLRRQQRLNQLEKPPEKEEDHAPEFMKVRENLRRIATLTSEERAL, from the exons ATGTACTCCGAGATCCAGAGGGAGCGGGCGGACATCGGGGGCCTGATGGCTCGGCCGGAGTACAGAGAGTGGAACCCGGAGCTCATCAAGCCCAAGAAGCTGCCGAACCCCGTGAAGGCCTCCCGGAGCCACCAGGAGCTGCACCGAGAGCTGCTCATGAACCACAGAAG GGGCCTGGGCATTGACAGCAAGCCAGAGCTTCAGCGTGTCCTGGAGCACCGCCGGCGGAACCAGCTcatcaagaagaagaaagaggagctgGAGGCCAAGCGGCTGCAGTGCCCCTTTGAGCAGGAGCTGCTGAGACGGCAGCAGAGGCTGAACCAG CTGGAAAAACCaccagaaaaggaagaagacCATGCCCCCGAATTCATGAAAGTCAGAGAAAACCTGCGCAGAATCGCCACGCTGACGAGTGAAGAGCGGGCGCTATAG